In Patescibacteria group bacterium, one genomic interval encodes:
- a CDS encoding arginine--tRNA ligase codes for MIRQEIANLIKDSIKELQKEKVFPKFKIPEIQIEHSEEKIHGDYSTNIAFQIAKEVKKKPVEIAKIIRLKLKDQKSKMFEKVEIAKPGFVNFFLSKEYLQKELLEILKSGEKFGELNLGKGKKIQVEFISANPTGPLTVGNARGGPLGDVLGNILKRAGFKVEKAYYINDYGMQVLTLGHSVLKDSEAKYKGKYIDYLNKKIKEKDPYKAGERAAQVIVKEMIKKTTDRIGIKYDEWISETSLHRSGAVDQALELLKKEGLICQKEGALWFKSSKFGDERDRVVVKKDDWKTYLAGDIALHRYKFEKKKFDKVIDIWGADHAGDVAGLQAGVQALGHKGKLDIILLQFVTIFEKGEKLKMSKRAGIYVAMDELLDKVGSDVTRFFFLQKSTNTHLNFNLSLAREQSEKNPVYYVQYAHARICSIFKKAKIKSKKVKNLELLTHPSELTLIKQLIRFPEIIEDTTKDYQVQRIPQYAIDLATAFHQFYRDCKVLSEVKGLREARLGLILATKTVIKNTLNLMGISAPERM; via the coding sequence ATGATAAGACAAGAAATAGCTAATTTAATAAAAGACTCAATAAAAGAACTTCAAAAGGAAAAAGTTTTTCCTAAATTTAAAATTCCTGAAATTCAAATTGAGCATTCAGAAGAAAAAATACACGGTGACTATTCAACCAATATCGCTTTCCAGATTGCAAAAGAAGTAAAAAAGAAACCAGTGGAAATAGCAAAGATAATAAGATTAAAGCTCAAAGATCAAAAATCAAAAATGTTTGAAAAGGTTGAAATTGCCAAGCCGGGATTTGTTAATTTTTTTCTTTCAAAGGAATATTTACAAAAAGAGCTTTTAGAGATTTTAAAGAGCGGAGAAAAATTTGGAGAATTAAATCTTGGCAAAGGTAAAAAAATTCAAGTTGAATTTATCTCAGCCAATCCAACAGGGCCCTTAACTGTTGGTAATGCCAGAGGAGGTCCACTTGGTGATGTTTTAGGTAACATTCTTAAAAGGGCCGGTTTTAAAGTGGAAAAAGCTTATTATATTAATGACTATGGGATGCAGGTTTTAACCTTAGGCCATTCTGTTTTAAAAGATAGTGAGGCAAAATACAAAGGTAAATACATCGATTATTTAAATAAAAAAATTAAAGAAAAAGATCCCTACAAGGCAGGTGAGCGGGCGGCCCAAGTTATTGTTAAAGAGATGATTAAGAAAACGACCGATAGAATAGGTATTAAATATGATGAATGGATTTCAGAAACAAGCCTCCATCGATCTGGTGCCGTCGATCAAGCTTTAGAATTATTAAAAAAAGAAGGCTTAATCTGCCAAAAAGAAGGTGCTTTGTGGTTTAAGTCCTCAAAATTTGGCGATGAGCGAGACAGGGTGGTTGTTAAAAAAGATGACTGGAAAACTTATTTAGCTGGAGATATCGCGCTTCACAGATATAAATTTGAGAAGAAAAAATTTGATAAAGTGATTGATATCTGGGGAGCTGATCATGCAGGAGATGTTGCTGGGTTACAGGCTGGAGTTCAGGCTCTCGGTCATAAGGGTAAACTTGACATTATTCTTCTGCAATTTGTTACTATTTTTGAAAAAGGAGAAAAACTAAAGATGTCAAAAAGAGCAGGTATTTATGTGGCTATGGATGAGTTACTTGATAAAGTAGGTTCTGATGTTACTAGATTCTTTTTCTTACAAAAATCAACTAATACTCACCTGAATTTTAATCTTTCTTTAGCCAGAGAGCAGTCTGAGAAGAACCCTGTTTATTATGTCCAATATGCCCATGCTAGAATTTGTAGTATTTTTAAAAAGGCAAAAATCAAGAGTAAGAAGGTGAAAAATTTAGAATTGCTTACTCATCCCAGCGAATTAACTTTAATTAAACAACTTATTAGATTTCCAGAGATTATTGAGGATACTACTAAGGATTATCAGGTTCAGAGAATTCCCCAATATGCAATAGATTTAGCTACTGCATTTCATCAATTTTATCGAGACTGTAAAGTCCTGAGCGAAGTCAAAGGATTGCGTGAGGCCCGTTTAGGATTAATTCTGGCCACCAAAACAGTAATTAAAAATACTTTAAATTTAATGGGAATTTCAGCTCCCGAAAGAATGTAG
- a CDS encoding class I tRNA ligase family protein: MEIGFPKIEEKILRFWKKNKIFEKSILQRKKAKNFVFYDGPITVNALPGIHHALSRIFKDIIPRFKTMRGFRVERKNGWDTHGLPVELEVEKELGFKTKKDIKKYGIAGFNRACKKNVQKYIPLFKDFTEKIGYWVDMEDPYITYETDYIETIWWIIKQIYKKGLLYKDYKVVPYCPRCGTSLSSHEVALGYKKIKEPALYVKLPVKNQKNTYLLIWTTTPWTLPGNVAIAVNPNFTYIKARVGREDLILAKGRLKVLGRDYKILRKIKGKELLNLQYKPLFRFIKPEKKAYFVIAGGFVSLEEGTGLVHIAPAFGVEDMIVGKENNLPILLTVDEEGKFKPEVKKWAGMFVKDADPEISEDLKKRNLVFKEEQYEHDYPFCWRCKSPLLYYAKESWFINMQKIKKDLIKNNQKINWIPAHIKKGRFGEWLKEVKDWALSRERYWGTPLPIWQCKRCGNLEVISSKKDLISQKFSENKYFILRHGETFHQTKKKGIIYDWPGFSSYPLTKKGKKEIESLAKKLRKGEIDLIYSSDSLRARQTAKIVAKELGLKINFSSKLRDMNFGIYQGCKIEEFYKIFIDIKERFYKRPKNGESWSDCRKRMISLIKKIDRRHKGKTILIISHGDPLWLLEGILKGLSNENLIRQKLQGKIIETGELRKIKFSSVPLNEKGELDFHRPYIDEVKFFCPKCRGLMKRVLEVIDCWFDAGSMPLAQYHYPFENKKLIDQKKQFPADYIAEAIDQTRGWFYTLLAISTLLGLGPSYKNVISLGLVLDEKGEKMSKSKGNMVDPWQIFKKYGSDTLRWYFFTVNQPGEAKCFSEREIQDSLKRFIMTFWNCSVFFNTYGGLRFSRSWELWSRRSRNVLDRWAILRLNELIQVVTKNLEDFDVTSAARNIEKFVIEDFSQWYIRRSRKRFHHPEKKEELKEASATLGYLLLTLTKLTAPFIPFLSEEIYQKIKSMPRTETKFLVRDQKSSKESLRLPMGQAKLQSVHLSDWPKGDKRLIDKTLNKKMDQVRKIVSLGLRSRMRAKIKVRQPLTKLKIQKPKLKIDKKLLNLIKEELNIREIKIVRNIKKEKNWILESEGKIKIALNIKISPKLREKGMVREVIRNLQEMRKKAGLKPKDRILVYFLGYPNLNKILVENKDFILKKTKAKGLQFGKKSKLTFDIEENPKINREKLWLAIKKLK; this comes from the coding sequence ATGGAGATAGGTTTTCCAAAAATTGAAGAAAAGATTTTGAGGTTTTGGAAAAAGAATAAGATTTTCGAAAAATCAATTTTGCAGCGAAAAAAGGCCAAGAATTTCGTATTTTACGATGGTCCAATCACAGTTAACGCTCTCCCCGGAATCCACCATGCTTTATCCCGGATTTTCAAAGATATAATTCCCCGATTTAAAACCATGCGGGGATTTCGTGTTGAAAGGAAAAATGGTTGGGATACCCATGGACTCCCGGTTGAATTGGAGGTAGAGAAAGAATTGGGTTTTAAAACCAAAAAGGATATTAAAAAATACGGAATAGCTGGCTTTAACCGGGCTTGCAAAAAGAATGTTCAAAAATATATTCCTTTGTTCAAGGATTTTACCGAGAAAATCGGTTATTGGGTTGATATGGAAGACCCCTATATCACTTACGAGACAGATTATATCGAAACCATCTGGTGGATTATAAAACAAATTTACAAAAAAGGATTATTATACAAAGATTACAAAGTTGTTCCTTATTGCCCAAGATGTGGAACAAGTTTATCTAGCCATGAGGTAGCTTTGGGATATAAGAAAATTAAAGAACCAGCCCTGTATGTAAAACTCCCCGTTAAAAATCAAAAAAATACTTATTTACTGATTTGGACAACTACTCCCTGGACATTACCAGGTAATGTGGCAATAGCTGTGAACCCAAATTTCACTTATATTAAAGCAAGGGTAGGTAGAGAAGATTTAATTTTAGCTAAAGGAAGATTAAAGGTTTTGGGCCGAGATTACAAAATTCTTAGGAAAATTAAAGGCAAAGAACTACTTAATTTGCAATACAAACCTCTCTTTAGATTTATAAAACCAGAGAAAAAGGCCTACTTTGTTATTGCCGGTGGTTTCGTTTCATTAGAAGAAGGGACCGGTTTGGTCCATATTGCTCCGGCTTTTGGAGTAGAGGATATGATTGTAGGAAAAGAAAATAACTTACCAATTTTATTAACCGTTGATGAAGAAGGAAAGTTTAAACCGGAGGTAAAAAAATGGGCAGGAATGTTTGTTAAGGACGCTGATCCTGAAATTTCTGAAGATCTTAAAAAAAGAAATCTCGTTTTTAAGGAAGAACAATATGAGCATGATTATCCTTTTTGCTGGCGATGTAAATCTCCCCTTCTGTATTACGCCAAAGAGAGCTGGTTTATAAATATGCAGAAGATTAAAAAAGATTTGATTAAAAACAATCAGAAAATAAATTGGATTCCAGCTCATATAAAAAAAGGGAGATTTGGCGAATGGTTAAAAGAAGTTAAAGATTGGGCACTCTCTCGGGAAAGGTATTGGGGTACTCCTTTGCCCATTTGGCAATGCAAAAGATGTGGAAATTTAGAAGTCATTAGTTCAAAAAAAGATTTGATTTCTCAAAAATTTAGTGAAAATAAATATTTTATTTTAAGACACGGCGAAACGTTTCATCAAACAAAAAAGAAAGGGATAATATATGATTGGCCAGGATTTTCTTCTTATCCTCTGACTAAAAAAGGAAAAAAAGAGATAGAATCTTTAGCTAAAAAATTAAGGAAAGGAGAAATCGATCTAATTTATTCTTCAGATTCTTTAAGAGCTCGTCAAACCGCTAAAATTGTGGCTAAAGAACTCGGCCTTAAAATAAATTTTAGCTCAAAGCTTAGGGATATGAACTTCGGAATTTATCAAGGATGTAAAATAGAAGAATTTTATAAAATTTTTATAGATATAAAAGAGAGGTTTTACAAAAGACCGAAAAATGGAGAGAGTTGGTCAGATTGTAGAAAAAGGATGATTAGTCTTATAAAAAAGATTGATAGAAGACACAAAGGGAAAACTATTTTAATTATTAGCCACGGAGATCCTTTGTGGCTTTTGGAAGGAATATTAAAAGGGTTATCTAATGAAAATTTGATAAGGCAAAAACTTCAGGGAAAAATAATAGAAACAGGGGAATTGAGAAAAATAAAATTCAGTTCAGTGCCTTTAAATGAGAAAGGAGAATTAGATTTCCACCGACCTTATATTGATGAGGTTAAATTTTTCTGCCCCAAATGCCGGGGTTTAATGAAAAGAGTTCTAGAAGTTATTGATTGTTGGTTTGATGCCGGGTCAATGCCTCTTGCTCAATATCATTATCCTTTTGAAAATAAAAAATTAATCGATCAAAAAAAACAGTTCCCAGCAGATTATATTGCCGAAGCCATCGATCAAACCAGAGGGTGGTTTTATACTTTGTTGGCAATTTCAACTTTACTTGGGCTTGGCCCTTCTTATAAAAATGTTATATCTTTGGGCCTTGTTTTAGATGAAAAAGGGGAGAAAATGTCAAAATCAAAAGGGAATATGGTTGATCCTTGGCAAATTTTTAAAAAGTACGGTTCAGATACTCTCCGTTGGTACTTTTTCACTGTTAATCAACCAGGGGAAGCAAAATGTTTTTCTGAAAGAGAAATCCAAGATTCTCTAAAAAGATTTATTATGACTTTTTGGAACTGCTCTGTTTTTTTCAACACTTATGGTGGGCTGCGATTCTCACGATCGTGGGAATTGTGGTCCAGGAGAAGTAGAAATGTTTTAGATAGATGGGCTATTTTAAGATTAAATGAATTAATTCAAGTAGTTACCAAGAATTTAGAAGATTTTGACGTAACCTCAGCTGCCAGAAATATAGAAAAGTTTGTTATTGAAGATTTTTCTCAGTGGTATATCAGAAGGTCGCGAAAAAGATTTCATCATCCAGAAAAAAAAGAGGAACTAAAAGAAGCTTCAGCCACCCTGGGTTATTTACTCTTAACCTTAACTAAATTAACCGCTCCCTTTATTCCTTTTTTAAGTGAAGAAATTTATCAAAAGATTAAAAGCATGCCCCGTACCGAAACAAAGTTTCTGGTACGGGATCAAAAGTCCTCGAAGGAAAGCCTCCGGCTTCCTATGGGGCAGGCAAAACTCCAAAGCGTTCATCTTTCCGACTGGCCAAAAGGAGATAAAAGATTGATTGATAAAACTTTAAATAAAAAAATGGATCAGGTCCGAAAAATTGTTAGTCTAGGGCTCAGATCCCGGATGAGGGCTAAAATAAAAGTAAGACAGCCTTTAACAAAGTTGAAGATTCAAAAACCAAAATTAAAAATTGATAAAAAATTACTAAACTTGATAAAGGAAGAATTGAATATTAGAGAAATTAAAATTGTAAGGAATATTAAAAAAGAGAAAAATTGGATTTTAGAAAGCGAAGGTAAAATAAAAATTGCTTTAAATATTAAAATTTCACCAAAACTTAGAGAAAAGGGGATGGTCAGAGAAGTTATTCGAAACTTACAGGAAATGAGAAAAAAGGCTGGCTTAAAACCAAAAGACAGGATCTTAGTTTATTTTTTAGGATATCCTAATTTAAATAAAATTTTGGTTGAAAATAAAGATTTTATTTTGAAAAAAACTAAGGCAAAAGGACTTCAATTTGGCAAAAAGTCTAAATTAACTTTTGATATTGAAGAAAATCCCAAAATCAATCGAGAAAAATTATGGTTGGCAATTAAAAAATTAAAATAA